The proteins below are encoded in one region of Microbacterium pygmaeum:
- the rpsI gene encoding 30S ribosomal protein S9, translating into MANIEESTETNYSTETVVDQTAVAAERPVLSVPGAAVGRRKQAIARVRIVPGSGVITVNGRTFEDYFPNKLHQQLVTDPFTVLNLTDAYDVIARISGGGPSGQAGALRLGIARSLNGIDEENNRATLKKAGFLSRDARVKERKKAGLKKARKAPQYSKR; encoded by the coding sequence GTGGCGAACATCGAAGAATCCACCGAAACCAACTACTCGACCGAGACCGTGGTCGACCAGACGGCCGTTGCCGCCGAGCGCCCCGTGCTCAGCGTCCCCGGTGCCGCAGTCGGTCGTCGCAAGCAGGCCATCGCCCGCGTGCGCATCGTTCCCGGTTCGGGCGTCATCACCGTCAACGGCCGCACGTTCGAGGACTACTTCCCGAACAAGCTGCACCAGCAGCTCGTGACCGACCCCTTCACGGTGCTCAACCTCACCGACGCGTACGACGTCATCGCGCGCATCTCCGGCGGCGGCCCCTCGGGTCAGGCCGGCGCGCTGCGCCTCGGCATCGCCCGTTCGCTGAACGGCATCGACGAAGAGAACAACCGCGCCACCCTGAAGAAGGCCGGCTTCCTCTCGCGCGACGCGCGCGTCAAGGAGCGCAAGAAGGCCGGTCTCAAGAAGGCCCGCAAGGCTCCTCAGTACTCGAAGCGCTAA
- the rplM gene encoding 50S ribosomal protein L13: MTRTYTPKAGEAQREWLIIDATDVVLGRLATHAATLLRGKHKATFAPHMDMGDFVIIINADKVALTGQKLQKKKAYRHSGYPGGLKSVTYEELLAKNPERAVEKAVRGMLPKNSIGAQQLRKLKVYRGAEHPHGAQLPKTYTLDQVAQ, encoded by the coding sequence GTGACGCGCACGTACACCCCCAAGGCTGGCGAAGCCCAGCGCGAGTGGCTCATCATCGACGCAACCGACGTCGTCCTGGGCCGTCTCGCCACCCACGCCGCCACGCTCCTCCGCGGCAAGCACAAGGCGACCTTCGCCCCCCACATGGACATGGGCGACTTCGTCATCATCATCAACGCCGACAAGGTCGCGCTGACGGGCCAGAAGCTCCAGAAGAAGAAGGCCTACCGCCACTCCGGTTACCCGGGCGGCCTCAAGTCGGTCACCTACGAAGAGCTCCTCGCGAAGAACCCCGAGCGTGCGGTCGAGAAGGCCGTCCGCGGCATGCTGCCCAAGAACAGCATCGGCGCGCAGCAGCTTCGCAAGCTCAAGGTCTACCGCGGCGCCGAGCACCCCCACGGTGCCCAGCTGCCCAAGACCTACACCCTCGACCAGGTCGCCCAGTAG